AGCAGACCGTCGCCCTGCGGCTGCCCCGCTCCGCCGAGTTCGTGGTCGCGGTCCTGGCGGTGCTGAAGACGGGCGCGGCGTACCTGCCGGTCGACCCGGACTACCCGGCCGTCCGCATCGAGTACATGCTGCGGGACGCCCGTCCGGCCGTGGTGCTCGACGACCTCGCGGCCGTCACACCGTCCGGCCCGCTGCCGGAGCACGATCCGGCCGTCCCGGTGGACCCCCGCCACCCGGCGTACGTCATCTACACCTCCGGCTCCACCGGCCAGCCCAAGGCCGTGGTGATGCCCGCCGGCGGGCTGCTGAACCTGCTGGACTGGCACCACCGGACCGTCGGCGGCGAACCCGGCACGCGTACCGCGCAGTTCACCGCGATCAGCTTCGACGTCTCGGTGCAGGAGGTGCTCTCCGCGCTGCTGTACGGCAAGACCCTCGTGGTGCCGACCGAGGAGCAGCGTCGCAGCTCCGAACTGTTCGCCCACTGGCTGGACCGGCACCGCGTCGAGGAACTGTTCGCGCCGAACCTGGTGATCGAGGCGATGGCCGAGGCCGCCGAGGAGGCGGGGCTGGACCTGCCGCACCTGCGGCTGGTCGCCCAAGCCGGAGAGGCGATGCGGCTGGGCGGTGCAGTGCGCCGCTTCCAGGCGCGCCGCCCGGGCCGGGTGCTGCACAACCACTACGGGCCCGCCGAGACCCATGTGATCACCGCCTACGCGCTGCCGGCCGACCCCGCCGACTGCCCGCTGCCGGTGCCGATCGGCCTTCCGGTCGCCAACTGCCGGGCTTACGTGCTGGACTCGGCCCTGCGACCGGTGGCCCCCGGCGTGCCGGGCGAGCTGTACCTCGCCGGAGCGGGGCTCGCCCGCGGCTACCTGGACCGGCCGGGGCTGAGCGCCGGACGCTTCGTGGCCGACCCGTACGGCCCGGCGGGTACGCGGATGTACCGCACCGGCGACCTGGTGCGCTGGCGCGCCGACGGCGAGCTGGAGTTCGCCGGCCGGATCGACCACCAGGTCAAGGTACGCGGCTTCCGGATCGAGCCGGGCGAGATCGAGGCCGAGCTCACCGCGCACCCGGGCGTCGCCCAGGTCGCGGTGCTCGCCCGGGAGGACCGGATCGTCGCCTACGTCGTCCCCGCCGCCCTCGATTCCGACGAGGCCGGGACCGGGTCCGGTGCGGGGGCGCTGGCCGCGTACCTGCGCGACCGGGTGCCCGCGTACATGGTGCCGACCGCGTTCGTCCTGCTCGACGCGCTGCCGCTGACGCCCAACGGCAAGCTGGACCGGGCAGCCCTGCCCGCTCCGGAGCCCGCGACGGCCGCGGGCGGCCGGGCGCCGCGCACGCCCCAGGAGCAGATCCTGTGCGAGCTGTTCGCCGAGGTACTGGGCCTCGCCCGGGTCGGGGTCGAGGAGGACTTCTTCGCGCTGGGCGGGCACTCCCTGCTCGCCACCCGACTGGTCTCGCGGGTCCGGGCGACCCTCGGGGTCGAACTGGAGCTGCGCGCGCTGTTCCGGAACCCGACCCCGGCCGGAATGGCGGCCGGACTGCACGACGCCACGACCGCGCGACAGGCCCTGGTGCCCAGGCCCCGCCGCGAACCGATGCCGCTGTCGTTCGCGCAACGGCGGCTCTGGTTCCTCCAGCAGTTCGGGGCGCCGAGCGCCACCTATCACATGCCGCTCGCCCTGCGGCTGTCCGGAGACCTCGACCGGGACGCGCTGAGCGCCGCGCTCGTGGACGTCGTGACCCGGCACGAGACCCTGCGCACGGTCTTCCCGCACACGGGCGGAATCCCGCACCAGCGGGTGCTGGGCAGCACCGAGGCAGCCGTCCCGCTGACCGTGCGTACGGCCGGCGAGAAGGAGGTACGCGCCCTGCTGCGGGAGTCGGCGGTGCGCGCCTTCGACCTGACCTCCGAAGTACCCCTTCGGGCGCAGCTGTTCGCCGTCGCGCCGGACGAGCACGTGCTGCTGCTGGTCATGCACCACATCGTCGGGGACGGCTGGTCCATGGGCCCGCTCGCCCGTGACCTCGCCGCCGCCTACACCACCCGGCAGGCCGGCGAGGCGCCCGCGTGGCCGCCGCTGCCGGTGACCTACGGCGACTACACCCTGTGGCAGCACGAGATCCTCGGCGACGAGAACGACGCCGACAGCGTGTTCACCCGCCAGGTCGCCTACTGGAAGCGGACACTGGCCGGCCTGCCCGAACAGCTCCAACTGCCCGCGGACCGGCCGCGCCCGGCCGTCATGTCGTACGGCGGCGATCTGCTGGAACTCAGGATCGACGCCGAACTGCACGTGAGACTCGTGGAGTTGGCGCGACGGTCCGGTGCCACCCTGTTCATGGTGCTGCAGGCGGCGTTGGCGGCGTTGTACACGCGGTTGGGTGCGGGGGAGGACATCGCGATCGGGAGTCCGATCGCGGGTCGTACGGACGAGGCGCTGGACGATCTGGTCGGGTTCTTCGTGAACACGCTGGTGTTGCGTACGGACACGAGTGGTGATCCGAGTTTCGCGGAGTTGCTGGGCCGGGTGCGGGAGTCGGCGTTGTCGGGTTACGCGCACCAGGACGTGCCGTTCGAGCACCTGGTGGAGGCGCTGAACCCGTCCCGCTCCCTCTCCCACCACCCCCTCTTCCAGACCGGGCTGGTCGTGCAGAACGCGCCGGGCGGCGACTTCGAGCTGCCTGGCCTGAAGGTCTCCCAGATGGCCGTGCTCACCGGGACCGCACGGCTCGACCTGACCTTCGGTTTCGCGGAGGAGCACGGACCCGACGGCGCACCCGCCGGGCTCGGTGGAGCCATCGAGTACAGCACCGACCTGTTCAACCGCCCCACGGTCGAGCTCCTGGCCGCCAGGTGGACCCGGCTGCTGGCCGCGGTCGCCGCCGCGCCCGATCGCCCGATCGGCGGGATCGACCTGCTCACCGACGGTGAACGCGGCGAACTGCTGCCCACCGCCGAGGACACGGCGCCCGGAGGAAGCCTCCCCGAGCTCTTCGCGGCGCAGGTGGCGTCCACGCCGGACGCGGTCGCGCTGGTCTGTGGCGACGAGGAGTTGACGTACCGCCAGTTGGATGTGCGGGCGAACCGGTTCGCGCGTGCGCTGGTCGGGCGGGGGGTGTGTCCGGAGCAGGTCGTGGCGGTGGCTCTGCCTCGGTCGGTGGAGTCGGTGGTGGCGGTTCTCGGTGTGCTGAAGGCCGGGGCCGCGTACTTGCCGGTGGATCCGGGGTATCCGCGGTCGCGGATCTCCTTCATGCTGGCGGACGCCCGCCCGGTGGTGGTGGTCGACGATCCGGCGATGGTGACCGATGCGGACGGGTTGCCGGAGACCGATCCGGGGGTCGTGGTCGACGTCCGGCATCCGGCCTACGTGATCTACACCTCGGGCTCGACCGGCCGCCCCAAGGGCGTCGCCGTGAGCCACGCCGGCGTCTTCGGCCTGGTGGCGGCGCAGGTGGACCGGCTCGGCGTGAAGCCGGGCAGCCGGGTGCTCCAGTTCGCCTCGCCGAGCTTCGACGCGTCCTTCTGGGACCTCTGCAGCGCGACTCTCACCGGCGCCACCCTCGTGCTGGCCCCGGCCGAGTCCCCGTTGGAAGCCCTGACGGACCGGCGGCTCGCCGTCACCCACGTGACGCTGCCACCCTCGGCTCTCGCCGCACTGGACACCGCCGCACTCACGGCCACCACGCTGGTGGTGGCGGGCGAGGCGTGCCCGCCGGAGCTGGTGGCCCGCTGGGCCCCCGGACGCCGGATGATCAACGCCTACGGCCCGACCGAGACGACCGTGTGCGCGACCATGAGCGACCCGCTCTCCCCGGCATCCGGCGTGCCGCCGATCGGGCGACCGGTGGCCGGCTTCCGGGTGTACGTACTGGACGAGCGGCTGCGCCTCGTACCGCCGGGTGTGGAAGGGGAGTTGTACGTCGCCGGGCCAGGTCTGGCACGCGGCTACCTGAACCGGCCGGGTCTGACGGCAGGGCGGTTCACCGCCTGCCCGTTCGGACCGGCGGGTACGCGGATGTACCGCACCGGCGACCTGGTGCGGCACCGGACCGACGGCGCGCTGGAGTACGTCGGCCGCGCGGACCAGCAGGTGAAGGTCCGCGGCTTCCGCGTCGAGCCCGGCGAGGTCGAGGCCGCACTGGCCGAGCACCCCGCCGTCGCCCAGGCGGCCGTCGTGGCCCGGGACGACCGGCTCGTCGGCTACGTGGCGACCCGCTCCCACCAGGCGGTACGTCCCGCGGAGCTGGCCGCGCACCTGCGCGAGCGGCTGCCGGACTACCTGGTGCCGTCCGTCTTCGTGGTGATGGACGCGCTGCCGTCGACGCCGAACGGGAAGCTGGACCGGGCGGCGCTGCCCGCGCCCGGAGCGACTTCCGAGGGCAGCGGGCGGATGCCGCGCACGCCGCAGGAGCAGATCCTCGCCGGGCTGTTCGCCGAGGTGCTGGACGTGGCGGAGGTCTCGGTCGACGACGACTTCTTCGCCCTGGGCGGGCACTCCCTGCTCGCCACCCGGCTGGTCGCCAGGGCGCGTTCGGTGCTCGGCGTGGAGCTCGGGCTGCGGGCACTCTTCCAGGCGCCCACCGTGGCCGGTCTGGCACAGACGCTGACCGAGGCGGGCCGGGCGCGCCCGGCGCTGACCGCGTACGAGCGGCCCGCGACCGTGCCGCTCTCCTTCGCCCAGCGCCGGCTCTGGTTCCTGCACCGCATGGACGCCACTGCCGCCACCTACCACATCCCGCTGGCCCTGCGGCTGACCGGAACACTCGACCGTGGAGCGCTGGACCAGGCGCTCGCTGACGTGGTGGCCCGGCACGAGAGCCTGCGGACGGTGTTCCCGGAAGTCGGCGGCGTACCGTGCCAGCGCGTACTGGACTCCGCCCCGGTCCGCCTGCCCGTCCGGCCGGCCGAGGTGACACGGGCCGAACTGGCCGACCGCCTCGCCGAGTCCGCCCGGCAGCCCTTCGACCTGGCGACGGAGCCGCCGCTGCGGGCGGAACTGTTCGCCGTCGCGCCGGACGAGCACGTGCTGCTGCTGGTCATGCACCACATCGCCGCCGACGGCTGGTCCACCGGACCGCTCGCCCGCGACCTCGCCGAGGCGTACGCGGCCCGCTGCGAGGGCAGGACGGTGAACCGGCCTTCCCTGCCCGTGAGTTACGCCGACTACACGCTGTGGCAGCGCGAGCTGCTCGGCGACGCCGCCGACCCGCGCAGCCGGTTCGCCGAGCAACTCGACTACTGGAAGCGGCAGCTGTCCGACCTGCCCGAGCTGCTCCAGCTGCCCACCGACCGTCCGCGCCCCGCCGTCGCCGGCTGGCGCGGCGACCACATCGGACTGGAACTGGACTCCGAACTGCACGCGAACCTCGTCGAGCTGGCGCGGAGCACCGGAACGAGTCTGTTCATGGTGTTGCAGGCGGCGTTGGCGGCGTTGTACACGCGTTTGGGTGCGGGGGAGGACATCGCGATCGGGAGTCCGATCGCGGGTCGTACGGACGAGGCGCTGGACGATCTGGTCGGGTTCTTCGTGAACACGTTGGTGTTGCGTACGGACACGAGTGGTGATCCGAGTTTCGCGGAGTTGCTGGGCCGGGTGCGGGAGTCGGCGTTGTCGGGTTACGCGCACCAGGACGTGCCGTTCGAGCACCTGGTGGAGGCGCTGAACCCGTCCCGCTCCCTCTCCCACCACCCCCTCTTCCAGACCATCCTGGCCGTGCAGAACGCCCCCATGGGACGGTTCTCGCTGCCCGGACTGGACGTCGCCACCTACGCCGTGGCGACCAGGACCGCCAAGTTCGACCTCGGGGTCAGCATGGTCGAACAGTTCGGCCCGGACGGAAGCCCGGCCGGAATCCTCGGCGCGGTCGAGTACGCGACCGACCTGTTCGACCGGTCGACGGTCGACTCCCTGGTCCGGCGCTGGACGCTCCTGCTGGAGGCCGTCACCGCCGACCCGGAGCAGGCCATCGGAGGGATCGACCTCCTCGGCACCGGCGAGCGGCACCGGCTGCTGGAACAGGACAACGCGACCACCCGGGACGTGGACACCGTCCCGCTGCCGCAGGCCCTCGCGGCGCAGGTGGCGTCCACGCCGGACGCGGTCGCGCTGGTGTGTGGCGACGAGGAGTTGACGTACCGCCAGTTGGATGTGCGGGCGAACCGGTTCGCGCGTGCGCTGGTCGGGCGGGGGGTGTGTCCGGAGCAGGTCGTGGCGGTGGCTCTGCCTCGGTCGGTGGAGTCGGTGGTGGCGGTTCTCGGTGTGCTGAAGGCCGGGGCCGCGTACTTGCCGGTGGATCCGGGGTATCCGCGGTCGCGGATCTCCTTCATGCTGGCGGACGCCCGCCCGGTGGTGGTGGTCGACGATCCGGCGATGGTGACCGATGCGGACGGGTTGCCGGAGACCGATCCGGGGGTCGTGGTCGACGTCCGGCATCCGGCCTACGTGATCTACACCTCGGGCTCGACCGGCCGCCCCAAGGGCGTCGTCGTGAGCCACGCCGGTGTGGCGAGCCTGGTCGCCGGACAGATCGAGCGCTTCGCGATCGAACCCGGCAGCAGGGTCCTCCAGTTCGCCTCGCCCAGCTTCGACGCGTCGGTCTCCGAGATCTTCACCGCGCTGCTGTGCGGCGCGGCCCTGGTGCTGCCCCCCGCGGCGGAGCCGCTTGCCGCACTGACCGATCCGGGCCTCGGCGTCACCCACGTGACCGTGCCCCCTTCCGTCCTGGCCACCGTGCCGGACGGCGGGATCACCGCGTCCACGCTGGTGGTGGCGGGCGAGGCGTGCCCGCCGGAGCTGGTGGCCCGCTGGGCCCCCGGACGCCGGATGATCAACGCCTACGGCCCGACCGAGACGACCGTGTGCGCGACCATGAGCGACCCGCTCTCCCCGGCGGCCGGCGTGCCGCCGATCGGCCGGCCGATCGCCAACGCCCGGGTGTACGTGCTGGACGACCGGCTGCGGCCGGTGCCGACCGGCGTCACCGGGGAGCTGTACGTGGCGGGCGCGGGCCTCGCGCGGGGCTACCTGAACCGGCCGGGCCTGACGGCCGGAAGGTTCACCGCCTGCCCGTTCGTACCGGGTGAGCGCATGTACCGCACCGGCGACCTGGTGCGCCGGCGCGGCGACGGCCAGCTGGAGTACGCCGGCCGCGCCGACGACCAGGTCAAGGTCCGCGGCTTCCGCGTCGAGCCCGGCGAGGTCGAAGCCGCGCTCGCCGAGCACCCCGCCGTCGCCCGGGCCGCCGTCGTGGCCCAGGACGACCGGCTCGTCGGCTACGTCGTCCCGCACCGGGACACCGCCCGGGACGACGGGCTGGAAGCCGACCACGTGGGCGAGTGGCAGGACATCTACGACGCTCTGCCCATCGCCCCCGAAGAAGCGGCCTTCGGACACAACTTCGTCGGCTGGAACAGCAGTTACGACTCCGGCCCGATCCCTGTCGAGCAGATGCGCGAGTGGCGGGACGCCACCGTGGCCCGCATCCTGGCCCTGCGTCCGCGCAGGGTGCTGGAAGTCGGCGTCGGTACCGGCCTGTTGCTCTCGCAGGTCGCGCCCCACTGCGAGACCTACTGGGCGACCGACTTCTCCGCCACCGCGATCGACGCCCTGACCGCCCAAGTGGCGCACGAGGAAGGGCTGACCGGGCGTGTGGAGCTGCGGACCCGCCCGGCGCACGACATCGAAGGGCTGCCGGCAGGGGAGTTCGACACCATCGTGATCAACTCGGTGGTGCAGTACTTCCCTTCCGCCGACTACCTCGCCGACGTGATCGGAAAGCTGATGGGGCTGCTCGCCCCCGGCGGTGCGCTCTTCATCGGTGACGTCCGCAACCTGCGGCTGCTGCGCCCGCTGGCCACCGCCGTCCAGCTGCACCGGACCGGCGACGGCACCGACCCCGAGGACGTGCGCCGCGCGGTGGAGCAGGCCGTCAGGGTGGAGAAGGAACTCCTGGTCGACCCGGACTTCTTCACCGCGCTGCGGACCCGTGGCACCGGCATCGGCGCGGTGGTCGTGGAGGTCAAGCGCGGCCTGCACCACAACGAACTCTCCCGGTACCGCTACGACGTGACGCTGCACCACTCACCGGCCGCCCCCGAGGCCCCGGGCCGGTCCGTCGAGCTGGCGTGGGGGCGGCAGATCGCCGCGCCGGCCGAGCTGCGTGAACTGCTCGCCCAGCGGCACGCCCCCGACGTGCTCCGGCTCACCGGGGTGCCGAACCGCCGCGTGGTGCGCGAAGCCGCCCTGGCCAGGGCGGTGCGGGACGGGGAGGCCCGGCCCGCGGAGCTGATGGAGCGGCTGCGCGCGGCCGGGGAATCCTCCGAGGAGAGCGGCCTCCTCGATCCGGAGGAGTTCCACGCCCTCGGCCGGGAGCTCGGCCGCGTGGTCGCGGTCACCTGGTCGGCGACCGCGTCCGACGCCCTCGACGTCGTCTTCGCCGACCCGCGTACCCTCCACGGCTCCCCGGTCGAGGCGTACCGGCCGACCGGGGCGGCCGACGGGGCGCTGTCGTCGCTGACCAACCGTCCGACCGGCAGCCGGGGGACCGGCGCCCTCCTCGGCGAACTCCGCGACTGGCTGCGCGGGCGGCTGCCCGACTACCTGGTTCCCTCGGCGTTCGTGGCGCTGGACGCGCTGCCGTTGACCGGCAGCGGCAAGCTCGACCGGCGCGCACTGCCCGCCCCCGACCTCGGCGCCGCCGCGGCCGGACGGGCGCCGCGCACCCCGCAGGAACAGCTCCTCGCCGAACTCTTCGCCGAGGTGCTCGGGCTGGCACAGGTGGGGGTCGAGGACAGCTTCTTCGACCTGGGCGGGCACTCGCTGCTGGCGACCCGCCTGGCCTCCAGGGTCCGCACGACCCTCGGCGCCGAGCTGGAGGTCCGGACCCTGTTCGAGACCCCGACGGTGGCCGCGCTGGCGGCCCGGCTGGACGGCTCCGGAGCGGCGCGGCCCGCGCTGACCGCCCGCCCCCGCCCCGAGCGGGTCGAGCTCTCCTTCGCCCAGCGCCGCCTGTGGTTCCTGCACCGGATGGACGGGCCGAGCGCCACCTACAACATGCCGCTCGCACTGAGCCTGACCGGCGACCTCGACCGCTCCGCCCTGCACGCCGCGCTCGCCGACGTGATCGGCCGGCACGAGAGCCTGCGGACCGTCTTCCGCGAGACCGACGGAGTCCCGTACCAGGTCGTGCTGAGCACCGAACGGGCGCGCCCGGCGCTCCCGGTGGTCGAGATCGACGAGAGCCGGCTGGCCGGGGCCCTGGCGGACGGGGCACGGCACGGATTCGACCTCGCCGAGGACCTGCCGGTCCGGGCGGAGCTGTACGCGCTCGCCCCCGACCGGCACGTACTCCTGGTCGTGGTGCACCACATCGCCGCGGACGGCTGGTCGATGGGACCGCTCTCCGCCGACCTGGCGGCGGCCTACGCGGCGCGCTGCCGGGGCGAGGAACCCGCGTGGTCCCCGCTGCCGGTGCAGTACGCCGACTACACCCGCTGGCAGCGCGACCTGCTCGGCGACGCCGCCGACCCGGAGAGCCTGTTCGCCCGGCAACTCGGCTACTGGAAGGAGGAGCTGGCGGGCATCCCGCAGCAGGTGCAACTGCCCGCCGACCGGCCCCGGCCGCCGGTGGCCTCCCAGCGCGGCGACCGGGTCGTGGTCCAACTGGACCCCGAACTGCACCAGGCACTGCGCGACCTCGCCGCGGCACGCGGCGCCAGCATGTTCATGGTGCTGCAAGCCGGTCTCGCCGCCCTGCTCACCCGGCTCGGTGCCGGTACGGACATCCCGGTCGGCAGCCCGATCGCCGGACGGACCGACCAGGCACTCGACGAGCTCGTCGGCTTCTTCGTCAACACCCTGGTGCTGCGCACCGACACCGGCGGCGACCCCGGATTCGCCGACCTGCTCGGCCGGGTGCGGCAGAAGGCGCTCGGCGCGTACGACCACCAGGACGTGCCGTTCGAGTACCTGGTCGAGGTGGCCAATCCGGTGCGGTCGCTCGCCCACCACCCGCTGTTCCAGGTGATGCTGGCCCTGCAGAACGCGCCGCTCGGCGAGTTCGCGCTGCCAGGCCTGGAGACGGGGCACGTGGCGGCCCCGACCGGGACCGCACGGGTCGACCTGACGTTCAGCCTGGCCGAGCGGTTTTGCCCGGACGGCGGCGCCGACGGTCTGGCCGGCGCGGTGGAGTACGCCACCGACCTCTTCGACGCGTCCACCGTGGAGCTGCTGTTCGAGCGCTGGGCCCGCCTGCTGCGCGCGGCGGTCGCCGACCCGGACCGCCCGATCAGCCGGATCGACCTCATGTCCGACGAGGAACGCCACCGGCTGCTGTACGAGGTCAACGACACGGCCGCGGAGCTGCCCTCGGCCTCGGTGCCGGAGCTCTTCGCCCGGCAGGTGCGGGCCACCCCGGACGCGGTGGCGGTCGTGGCGGGCGCCACCGAGCTGACCTACGCGGAACTCGACCTGCGGGCCGACCGCCTGGCGAGGGCGCTGATCCGCCAGGGCGTGCGCCCCGAGACGCCCGTCGCGGTCCTGCTGGACCGCTCGGCGGAGCTGGTCGTGGCGATCCTGGCGATCATCAAGGCCGGCGGCGCCTACGTACCGCTGGACCCGCGCTTCCCCTCCTCCCGGATCGACCTGATCCTGCGGGAGAGCGGAGCTTCCGTCGTGCTCACCGAGGAGGTGCTCACCGCCCTGGTGCGGTCCGCGGCAGGCGGTCCTGGCGTGGTCGAGGTGCCGTGCCGGGAGGACCAGGTGGCGTACATCATGTACACCTCCGGTTCCACCGGGCGTCCGAAGGGCGTGGCCGTCACCCACCGGGACGTGGTGGGTCTCGCGCTGAGCCCCGAGTGGCGCGGTGGCGGACACGAGCGGGTGCTGATGCACTCCCCGACCGCCTTCGACCTCTCGACCTACGAACTCTGGGTCCCGCTGCTGGGCGGCGGGACGATCGTGGTCGCACCGCCCGAGCGGATCGACCTCGACCTGCTGCACCACACCATCACCACGCACCGGGTGACCGGGCTGTGGCTGACCGCCGGACTCTTCCGGCTGGTCGCCGAGGAGCGTCCGGGCCTGCTCGCCGGGGTGCGCGAGGTGTGGACCGGCGGCGACGTGGTCTCCCCCGCCGCCGCCGCCCGGGTCCTCGCGGCCTGCCCCGGCATCGAGGTGGTCAACGGCTACGGCCCCACCGAGGCCACCACCCTGGCCACCTGCCACCGGGTGCGCGAACTCCCCGAGAACGCCGCGACCGTGCCGATCGGCGCGCCGATGGCGAACATGCGCACCTATGTGCTCGACGACCGGCTGCGGCCGGTGCCGACGGGCATGGTCGGTGAGCTGTACCTCGCGGGGACGGGCGTGGCCCGCGGCTACTTCGGCCGGCCCGGCCTCACCGCGGAGCGCTTCACCGCCGATCCGTACGGCCCGCCCGGGAGCCGTATGTACCGCACCGGCGACCTCGCCTGGTGGCTCCCCGACGGCACGCTGGAGTTCGCCGGACGCGTCGACCACCAGGTCAAGCTGCGCGGACTGCGGATCGAGCCCGGAGAGATCGAGGCGGTCCTGGCGGGCTGCGCGGGCGTCGCCCAGGCCGCCGTGGTCGCCCGCGAGGACCGGCCGGGGGACAAGCGGCTGGTCGCCTACCTGGTGGCCGCGCCGGAAGGCGTGCCCGAGACGGCCGAACTGGCCGGCCGACTGCGCCGGGAACTCCCCGACTACATGGTGCCGGCGGCGTTCGTCACCGTGGACGCGCTGCCGCTGACCGCCAACGGCAAGCTCGACCGGGCCGCCCTGCCCGCCCCCGACTACGGGGCGCCGGCCGTCGGGCGCGGACCGCGGACCCCGCAGGAGCAGCTCCTGTGCGGCCTCTTCGCCGAAGTCCTCGGACGCGATCAGGTCGGCATCGACGAGGGCTTCTTCGACCTGGGCGGTCACTCGCTGCTGGCCGCGCGGCTGGCCTCCCGGGTCCGCGAGACCCTCGGCCTGGAGCTGGGCCTGCGGCTGCTGTTCGAGGCGCCGACCGTGGCCGGGCTCACCGAACGCCTGGCCATGAACGATCCGGAAGACGCCTTGGACGTGCTGCTGCCCCTGCGGTCGACCGGTACGGAGCCGGCCCTGTTCTGCGTCCACCCCGGCGGCGGCATCAGCTGGTCGTACAGCGGGCTGCTGAACCACCTCGGCCCGCAGCACCCGGTCTACGCGCTCCAGGCACGCGGCCTCGGCCGGCCCGAGCCGCTGCCCACCTCCTACGAGGAGATGGCGTCCGACTACGCCGACCACGTCCAGAAGATCCAGCCGCAGGGCCCCTACCTGCTGCTCGGCTGGTCCGCGGGCGGGCTGATCGCCCACGCGCTGGCCTGCGAACTCCAGGCGCGCGGCGAGCGGACCGCGCTGCTGGCGATCCTCGACGCGTACCCGGTGAAGGACGTGCGGTTCGAGGAGGAGCCGGTGCCCACCGTGCGGGACGTGCTCGTCGGAGTGCTCGACGTCGACCCGGACGAGCTGGGCGACCGGGACATCACCTACGCCGAGGTCGCCGAGGTGCTGAACCGGCGGGGCAGCGCCCTGGCCGGGCTGAACGAACGGCAGGTCGAGGTGATCGTCCAGATCATGATCAACAACGCCAAGCTGGCGGTCGACTTCGTACCCGGCACGTACGACGGGGACCTGCTGCTCTTCAACTCCACGATCGGCCGGGGCGACGACGACGCCGGCCCGAAGGTCTGGCACCCGTACATCGGGGGCCGGATCGAATCGCACGAGGTCACCACCCGGCACGACCAGATGACCCAGGCGGGATCACTGGCCCAGATCGGGCCGATCCTGGCCGCCCGGATCGCCGGAGCCACCACCGCTTCCCAAGACGCCGGAGCCACCACCGCTTCCGGAGCCGCACCGGCCCCCCGCGATGCCGTCACCACCGCGGACGCCGGTGACACCACCCCTTCCCCTCAGGAGGACTGACACATGACCAACCCCTTCGACGACCAGGACGGCACCTTCCTCGTCCTCGTCAACCACGAGAACCAGCACTCCCTCTGGCCGCGGTTCGCGGACGTACCCGAGGGCTGGACCGTCGCCCACGGCCCCGACACCCACGCCGCCTGCCTGGCCCACGTCGAGGAGTCCTGGACCGACATGCGGCCCAAGAGCCTCGCCGACGCCATGGACACCCGGCGGTAGTGGCCGACATGACCTCGACCGAAACCGTGGACGGGGCCCGCGACACCGCGGGCCCCGCCCGGCCCGGCGGCCTCGCCGTGTGCCCCGCCCAGCCGCGCGGCCCCCTCGCGGGCCCCGGCGGGCCCGACGGCCTCGCCGCGGCCCTGCTCACCCCGGAAGCCCGGCGGGACCCGTACCCGTTGTACGCCCGCATGCGGCGCGACGACCCGGTCCACCGCAGCACCCAGGGCATCTGGTACCTCACCCGCCACGCCGACGTGGAGGCGGCCCTCGGCGACCTGCGGCTGTCCAACGACCGGGACAGGATGACCCGTGCCTACA
The DNA window shown above is from Streptomyces sp. NBC_00247 and carries:
- a CDS encoding MbtH family protein; this encodes MTNPFDDQDGTFLVLVNHENQHSLWPRFADVPEGWTVAHGPDTHAACLAHVEESWTDMRPKSLADAMDTRR